Part of the Streptomyces sp. NBC_01460 genome, CAGCAGGGCGATCACCGCGAAGGTGGCCAGCCCGGCCGCGACCGCGGCCGCGATGAGCACCGGCCTCCCACCGGGGGTCCCGGAGGTGACGACGCTCGCGGCGCCCAGCCCGGCGCCCGCCGTGATGCCGAGCACCCCCGGTTCCGCCAGCGGGTTGCGCACCGCGCCCTGTACGACGCATCCGGCCAGGCCGAGCGCCGCGCCGGCCAGGACGGCGGCGGCCACGCGCGGGACCCGGTCGTCGATCGCCTGGCCGATCAGCCCGGGTGCGGCGCCCCGGGCCCAGAGGGCGACGTCGCCCGTCCGCAGCCAGAGGCTTCCCGCCAGGACGGCCACGAGGACCGCCCCCGCGAGGAGGACCAGCGCCCCGAGCACGACGAGGAGGAACGCGCGGGTCGACCGCGCGGCGACCCGGGCGTGCGGGGGTTGCCGCAGCTGACCCGTGTCCCGGAGGCGGAGCGCGAGGACCACGATCACGACGGAGCCGAGCAGCGCGGTCGGCACGCCGGTGGGGATGGAGGCCGCCCCGTCGGCGCCCTGCACCGCGCGCAGGGTCGCGTCCGCGACGAGGATGAGCAGCGCGCCGAGCAGCCCGGCGGCGGGCACCAGGAAGAGGTGCCGGCGCAGCGCCCGGACCTTTCCGGCGACCAGCCGGGCGAGGACGGGGGCGCCGAGGCCGACGAAGGCGATCGGGCCGGCGAGGGTCACCGCCGTGCTGGTCAGGAGCACCGCGCAGAGCACGGCGGTCACCCGGGTGGTGCGGATCGGCACCCCGAGGGTGGAGGCGGCGTCGTCGCCGAGGTTCATCACGTCCAGCCGCCGGGACAGTGCCAGGGCCGCGCACAGCACCACGACCACGAGGGGAACGGCGCGCAGGGACGCGTCGATGTTCAGCTGGGCGAGCGAACCGCTCCCCCACGCGAAGAGTCCGGTCGTGTTCTGGTCGAACAGGATGAGGAGCATCCCGGTCGCCGCGTCCAGAGCCATCGCGGTCGCCGACCCGGCGAGGACGAGGCGTGTGCCCGCGGTGCCCGCGGCGCGGCCCGCGAGGGCCAGCACGAGCGCCGCCGCGACCAGTCCGCCCGCGAAGGCGACGGCTCCGGACGCCCACAGCGGGACGGTGAGGCCGAAGGCGGCGACGAGGGTGAGCGTGAAGTAGGACCCGGCCGTGACCGCGAGGGTGTCGGGGGAGGCCAACGCGTTGTGCGTGACGGACTGGAGCAGCGCGCCGGCGCAGCCGAGGGCGAAGCCCACGGCCACTCCGGCGAGCAGGCGCGGGACGCGCGAGCCGGAGATGATCTCCCCGACCGGCGGGCCGCCGGTGTCCTCGCGTTCCCCTGCGAGATGGCGCACCAGGTCGCCGACGCCGACGCCCGAGGTGCCCTGCGTCAGGTGCCACATGCCCACCAGGGCGGTCACGGCGAGAAGGAGGGCCAGGACGGCCACCCCGGTGGGGCCGCCGCCGCGCTCGGCACGCGGCAGCGCCTCCCCACCGGCTGTCGCTGTCTGCGGTGCGCTCACTTCTTGTCGAGTACGTCGACGTAGGCGTCGATCGCCTGCTCGTTGGAGCGCGGACCGCCGGCGCCCCACACCCGCGCCGGGAAGGCGTGGGCGCGGCCTTCCCCGACAGCCGGGAGCGTCTTCCAGATCGGGTTCTTGGCCAGGGCCCCGACGTACCCGCCGGCGCCCTCGTCGTTCGCGTAGAAGAGGTTGGCGTCGCCCACGGCGGTGAGTCCCTCGACGTCGGTCTGCGCGAGGCCGTAGGCGGGGTCGACGCCTCCGTCACCGTGCTTCTTGTTGACGTCGTCGGTCCACGCGGGCTTCAGGCCGAGTTCCTTGCCTATCTCGGTGAACAGGGCACCGTCGCTGTAGGGGCGGACGGTGAGGTTGCCTCCTTCGAGCCATCCGTCGAAGAACACGAAGTCCTTCGTCGGGAGATCGGCGTCGGTGACCTGCTTCTTCGCCGTGGCGAGGTGCTCGTCGAACTCCTCGAGCACCTGGTCGGCCCGCTCGGTACGGCCGGTCGCCTCGCCGATCATGCTGAAGACCTCGCGCATGTTCCCGATCGGGTCGTCCGGGTTCGCCCCTCGTGTCGCCATGACGGGGACGCCCCGCTTCTCCAGCTTCTTCAGGGTCTCGTCGTCGGCGTCGAACGCCTCCACGACGATGAGGTCGGGCTTCGCCGCGTAGAGGGTGTCCAGGTCGGGCTCCTCACGGGTCCCGATGTCCGTCACTCCGTCGGGCAGCTTCTCCGCGCTGACCCAGGTGCGGTACCCCTTCGCGTCGGAGACCGCGGTGGGAGTGACGCACAGGGTCAGCGCGTCCTCGACCTGCTGCCATTCCAGGACCGCGATCCGCTGGGCGGGCTTGTCGAGCTTCACCTGCCGGCCGACGCCGTCCTCGAAGGAGACCGGCTTCGTCGAGGTGGTCGTCGTGTCGTCGGCGCAGCTCTTCGACGCGGGTGCCGCGGCGGCGCTGTTCCCGGGCGCGGCCTTGTCGACGTCGGTCGTGCCGCAGGCCGTGGCGGTGAGGACGACGAGTCCGGCGGTGGCTGACGCCGTCAGGAGACGGGCACGGTTCATGAAGGGGGCTTCTTTCCGGTGGTTCGGCGGAGCGGCGGAGGTGCCGCTCCTGTCGGGTGCCGCGGGGCGCGGACCCGTTCAGGCGGGGTGGCGTCCGAGGGGATCGATACGGAGACGGCCCGTGCGGGGGTCGACGCCGACCTCGACGCGGATGTCGTAGACCTCGCGGATGTTCTCGGCGGTGAGGACGTCGGCGGGTGCGCCCGCCGCGTGGACGCGGCCGGAGCGCATCAGGACCAGCGTGTCCGCGACACGGGATGCCTGGTCGAGGTCGTGGAGCACGATCCCGACGGCGATGCCGTGCTCCTCGACGAGATCGCGGACCAGGTCGAGCGTCTCGATCTGGTAGCGCAGGTCCAGGTGGTTGGTCGGTTCGTCCAGCAGCACGACGCCCGTGTCCTGGGCCAGGCAGGCCGCGAGCCAGACACGCTGCATCTCGCCGCCGGAGAGTTCCCCGACCGGGCGGCCCGCCATGTCCCGTACGCCGGTGACGCCCATGGCGTGGTCGACGGCCGTCCGGTCCTCGGCGGTCGGTCCGGCGAAGCCACGTCGGTAGGGGTGGCGTCCGAACGCCACGACCTCCCTGACCGTCAGCCCCTGGGGCGCGGGCCTCGACTGGGAGAACAGGGTGACCTCGCGGGCGAACTCACGGGCGCCGAGGAGGGCGGCGTCGCGCTCGGGCAGCCCCTCGGGGCCGCCGAGCGTCACCCGGCCGCCGTCCACCCGGTGCAGTCGGGAGAGCGCGCGCAGCAGCGTCGACTTCCCGCTGCCGTTCGGCCCCACCAGGGCGGTCGCACGGCCGGGCCGCAGGGCCAGCGAGGCGCCGTGGACGACCGGCTTGCCGCCGTACCGCAGTACGAGGTCGTGCCCGTCGAGGGCGGTGGCGGGCGGCGTGGCCGCGCCGGCCGCGGGGCGACCGGCGTGCCGGAAGGGGCTTCTGAACATGGGTGGGTCCGGACGGTCGCAGGGGCAGGGTCCGCGGCACCCCTCCGTCCGGTCTTTCGCCGGACGGGCAGCAGACTCCACCACGCACGGAGAGCACCGTTCGCGGCGAGCAACAACTAAGGGTTACCTAACTCCGGGAAGGTTATATTCCGCCCGCGATGTCGGCAATCAGGAGTTCTGGACACGCGATACGGGATTCCGGACATCTCCGGAGGTGCCGTCGCCCCTGCCGAAGAAGGCACCCGGCGTGGTGCCCATGACACGCCGGAAGGCGGCGATGAAGGAGCTGGGCTGCGCGTAGCCGAGCGTCTCGGAGACGGTCGTCACGTCGAGACCCGCGGAGAGGAGCGTCAGCGCCCGGTGCACACGCAGCACCTGCCGCCACTGCGCGAAGGACAGCCCTGTCGCCTGGCGGAACGCACGGGTGACCGTGCGGTCGCTGATCCCCAGCGACCGGGCCCACTCCTCCAGGGAGCGGTCGTCGGCGGGGTCGTCCAGCAGGGCCTCGGCGATCGCGTCGATCCGCGGGTCGCCGGGCAGGTGGAGCGCGAACTGTCGTTCCGACGGCTGGAGCACGTCGAACACCACCGACTCCGCCCGCGCCCTGGCCTCCGCGCCGAGGTCCGTGCGGGACAGATGGGCCAGCAGCGACTCGAGCAACGGCGTCATCGTGATCGCCCTGGGCTCCTCGAACGCGAACGCGGCGGGTGTGCGGTCGGGTGCGAAGAACGCGTCGTGGAACTCCGCGCCCGCCGTCGCCCGGCCCCCGTGCACCACCCCGGCGGGCATCCAGAGCCCGTACCCCTCGGACACGGTGAAGACCCGGTCCTCCACCCGGGACGTCAGCGTCCCCCCGCGGACCCAGACGAGCTCGTGCCGGGGGTGCGCGTGCGGCGCCCACTCCGTGGGGACGCGGGGGACGTGGAGCCCGGCGACGATGGCGAACGGGGCCACCGCCTGCTCCGGGAGCGCCGCCGCCCGGCGCACCACGGTACCCACCTCGCGACGCCACATCCCGGGGCTCGCCTCACCGCGGGACGATCGGACCATGGGGACAAAACTATCAGGGGCCCTCACCGGCGCCCAGGGCCCCGGCCTGCGACGACATGGCGACGCGCCGGTGGTGAACCTCTTGGAGGGCATCGGGCCGCCCTCTCCTCGCCGTACGCCCCCCAGGAGCCGGTGACCCGCTCCCGGCAGCGCGGCCGACCGGGACGCAAGGGGCACCGACTCCCATAGGTGACCAATACGAAATTTCCACCCCGGAAGGGCAAACCTTCTCCGCATCGGTCCCGAATGCCTTGTAGAGAGTCCCCACGCGGCTCACCGCCCACATCGAGTCGCGTTCGGCACACCGAGCAGCCTGCCCGGGACCGGGTCATCACCCGGCCCGGCCCACTGCCCGACGCACATGCGCCCGCAGTCCGGCGCGCGCGTCATCGACGCGCCGGGCCACCGAAGGAATCGCGCGAGGGAGCCCCCATGACCGGCAATCAGGTCGCCACACTGTCCCCGAGCCCCGGGGGCGGCCAGGAAGTGCGGCAGGAACCGCCCGATGCGACGGCCGCATCGACCGAAGAGACACTCGCCCGGGTGCTGGCCGACGTCATGCACCTGGATCACGTACCGGCCGACAGCCGGTTCTTCGACGACCTGGGTGCCGACTCCTTGGTGATGGCCCATTTCTGCGCGCGGGTCAGAAAGCGCGCGGACCTGCCGTCGGTCTCGATGAAGGACGTCTACGCGCACCCCACCGTCGGCGCCCTGACGCGCGCACTGACGACGGACGCCCCCGCCGCACCCGTCGCCCCGTCGTCACCCCCCGCCCGGTCCCGGCCCGCGCCGGCACCGGCCGGTCCGACGGGCCGGGCCAGGTATGTCCTGTGCGGGACCTTGCAGTTGCTGACCTTCGTCGCCTACTCGTGCCTCATCGCGTTCGTGGGTGTCCGGGGCTACGAGTGGATATCCGCCGGCTCCGGCGTCCTCGACGTGTATCTCCGCTCCGTCGTCTTCGGCGCCGCGGTGTTCCTGGGGCTGTCCGCCCTGCCGATCGTGGTGAAGTGGGTCCTCGTCGGGCGCTGGAAGCCCCAGCGGATCCGTATCTGGAGTCCGGCGTACTTCCGGTTCTGGGTCGTCAAGACCCTCGTACGCGCGGACCCGCTCGTCCTCTTCGTCGGGTCACCGGTCTACACGCTCTACCTCAGGGCGCTGGGCGCGCGCATCGGATCAGGCGTCGCGATCTTCTCCCGCCATGTGCCCTCCTGCACCGACCTGTTGACCGTCGGCGACGCCACGGTCATCCGCAAGGACTCCTTCTTCACCTGCTACCGCGCCCACGGCGACGTGATCGAGACGGGCCGCGTGACGCTCGGGAAGGACGCGCTGGTCGCCGAGGCCTCCGTGCTCGACATCGGTACGTCGCTCGGTGACGGCGCCCGGCTGGCCCACGCGTCCGCCCTGCACAGCGGGCAGACGGTACCCGCGGGCGAACACTGGCACGGCTCACCGGCGGAACGTGCGGGGACGGAGTACCCGGTGGTGGAGCCGGCGGCCTGCGGCCCGGTGCGCCGGTCGGTGCACAGCGTCACGCAGCTGCTGAGCGCACTGCTGGTGTATCTGCCACTGGCCGTCGGCGGGATCGGCATCCTGCTGGCCGAGGCCCCGCAGCTCGGGGCGGTGCTCGAACCGGGATCCACGGTCCTCACGAGCTGGGAGTTCTACCGCGACGGCCTGATCGCCTCGTTCGTCATCGTCTTCGTGATCGTGCCGCTCGGCTTCCTCGTCCTCGCCACCGTCCCGCGGCTGCTCAGCCGCACCATCACGCCGGACCGGGTCTACCCCCTCTACGGTTTCCACTACGGTGTGCACCGCGCGATCACCCTGCTGACGAACCGTCGCTTCCTGACCCGTCTGTTCGGCGACAGCTCCGCTGTGGTCCCCTACCTCCGCATGCTGGGCTACGACCTCTCCCGGGTGGAGCAGACAGGGTCGAACTTCGGGACCGAGGTGAAGCACGAGACGCCGTTCCTGAGCTCGGTCGGGACGGGCACGATGGTCGCCGACGGACTGTCGATCAACAACGCCGAATTCTCCAGCACCTCCTTCCGGGTGTCCCGGACCGCCATCGGCCCGCAGAACTTCCTGGGCAACCGGATCGCCTACCCCGCCCGGGGCAGGACCGGCGCCGACTGCCTGCTGGCGACCAAGGTCATGGTCCCGGTGGACGGAGAGATCCGCGAGGGGGTCGGTCTCCTCGGCTCCCCGAGCTTCGAGATCCCCCGGTCGGTCCGGCGCGACAGCAGCTTCGACCTCATGAAGAGCGGCAAGGAGCTGGCGAGCGGTCTGGCGGGCAAGAACAGGCACAACGGCGCCACCATGGGGCTGTACCTGCTGGTCCGGTGGATCTTCGTCTTCGTGTGCACCCTGGTCGCGTCGGGATCCGCCGAGCTCTACACCTCGGTCGGCGCGGTGGCGATCGCCCTGGGCAACATCCTCGTCGTGCTCCTCGGCGCCGTGTACTTCATCCTCGTGGAGCGCGCGGTCACCGCCCTCCACCCGCCGGGCCCCCTGTTCTGTTCGATCTACGACCCCCGGTTCTGGCAGCGCGAACGCTTCTGGAAGGTGCCCTCGGAGACCTATCTCCAGGCCTTCAACGGGACCCCGTTCAAGAGTCTGGTCTGGCGTCTGCTGGGCGTGCGGATCGGACGCAGGGTCTTCGACGACGGCTGCTCCCTGACGGAGCGCTCCATGGTCGCCATCGGGGACGGCGCCACCCTGAACACCGGAAGTGTCGTCCAGTGCCACTCGCAGGAGGACGGCGCCTTCAAGTCCGACCGCTCCACCATCGGGGCCGGCTGCACGCTCGGCGTCGGAGCCTTCGTCCACTACGGCGTCACGATCGGCGCCGGAGCGGAGCTCGCTCCGGACTCCTTCCTGATGAAGGGCGAGACAGTCCCGCCGCACGCGCTGTGGGGCGGCAATCCGGCCCGCCGGATCGACCCGGCGACGCCCGGGGCGAGGAGTTGACCCCATGGACACGCTCACACACACCTCCGCGGAGTACTGGCGCGACGTGCTCGCCGCCGGCGGAACCACCTCGGTGGGACCGTGGACCCGTACCCCCGAACCCGGCACCGCCGTGGTCGAGACGGCCGTTCCCGAGGAGCTCGTCACCGAGCTGCACGGCATGGCGTCGGCGATGGGGGTCTCCCCCACCGCGCCCGTCCTGGCCGCCCACGCCAAGGTGCTCTCCGCCCTGTCCGGTGACCGCGACGTCACCACGGGCTACGTCGCGGGCGCGGGCGGCGGTCCGCTGCCGTGCCGGCTGACGACCCGTGCCCTGTCCTGGCGGGCACTGATCAGGCACGCGGACAGCATCGAGTCCGGACTGCTGGCCCACAAGGACTTTCCCGTCGACGTCCTCCGCGCGGAGCTGGGACTGCCCCTCACCACGCCCGAGGCGGTGTTCGATCCGACGGGCGCGGGTGACGCGGCCGGGGACCCGGTGCTGC contains:
- a CDS encoding iron ABC transporter permease; this translates as MSAPQTATAGGEALPRAERGGGPTGVAVLALLLAVTALVGMWHLTQGTSGVGVGDLVRHLAGEREDTGGPPVGEIISGSRVPRLLAGVAVGFALGCAGALLQSVTHNALASPDTLAVTAGSYFTLTLVAAFGLTVPLWASGAVAFAGGLVAAALVLALAGRAAGTAGTRLVLAGSATAMALDAATGMLLILFDQNTTGLFAWGSGSLAQLNIDASLRAVPLVVVVLCAALALSRRLDVMNLGDDAASTLGVPIRTTRVTAVLCAVLLTSTAVTLAGPIAFVGLGAPVLARLVAGKVRALRRHLFLVPAAGLLGALLILVADATLRAVQGADGAASIPTGVPTALLGSVVIVVLALRLRDTGQLRQPPHARVAARSTRAFLLVVLGALVLLAGAVLVAVLAGSLWLRTGDVALWARGAAPGLIGQAIDDRVPRVAAAVLAGAALGLAGCVVQGAVRNPLAEPGVLGITAGAGLGAASVVTSGTPGGRPVLIAAAVAAGLATFAVIALLSWRGGFLPDRFVLIGIGCGYGLSSITTFLLLRADPYHTPRIFTWLSGTTYGRTMPDVVPVAVALALALPVLLAMRGRLDLLAVDEDTPRIVGVRPAGTRFVALSIAAVLAALSVVAVGVVGFVGLVAPHLARSLVGARHGRAIPVAMLLGALLVCVADALGRTLVAPAQVPAGLMIALVGGPYFVWVLRKSRA
- a CDS encoding iron-siderophore ABC transporter substrate-binding protein; translated protein: MNRARLLTASATAGLVVLTATACGTTDVDKAAPGNSAAAAPASKSCADDTTTTSTKPVSFEDGVGRQVKLDKPAQRIAVLEWQQVEDALTLCVTPTAVSDAKGYRTWVSAEKLPDGVTDIGTREEPDLDTLYAAKPDLIVVEAFDADDETLKKLEKRGVPVMATRGANPDDPIGNMREVFSMIGEATGRTERADQVLEEFDEHLATAKKQVTDADLPTKDFVFFDGWLEGGNLTVRPYSDGALFTEIGKELGLKPAWTDDVNKKHGDGGVDPAYGLAQTDVEGLTAVGDANLFYANDEGAGGYVGALAKNPIWKTLPAVGEGRAHAFPARVWGAGGPRSNEQAIDAYVDVLDKK
- a CDS encoding ABC transporter ATP-binding protein, with the protein product MFRSPFRHAGRPAAGAATPPATALDGHDLVLRYGGKPVVHGASLALRPGRATALVGPNGSGKSTLLRALSRLHRVDGGRVTLGGPEGLPERDAALLGAREFAREVTLFSQSRPAPQGLTVREVVAFGRHPYRRGFAGPTAEDRTAVDHAMGVTGVRDMAGRPVGELSGGEMQRVWLAACLAQDTGVVLLDEPTNHLDLRYQIETLDLVRDLVEEHGIAVGIVLHDLDQASRVADTLVLMRSGRVHAAGAPADVLTAENIREVYDIRVEVGVDPRTGRLRIDPLGRHPA
- a CDS encoding helix-turn-helix domain-containing protein, whose protein sequence is MWRREVGTVVRRAAALPEQAVAPFAIVAGLHVPRVPTEWAPHAHPRHELVWVRGGTLTSRVEDRVFTVSEGYGLWMPAGVVHGGRATAGAEFHDAFFAPDRTPAAFAFEEPRAITMTPLLESLLAHLSRTDLGAEARARAESVVFDVLQPSERQFALHLPGDPRIDAIAEALLDDPADDRSLEEWARSLGISDRTVTRAFRQATGLSFAQWRQVLRVHRALTLLSAGLDVTTVSETLGYAQPSSFIAAFRRVMGTTPGAFFGRGDGTSGDVRNPVSRVQNS
- a CDS encoding Pls/PosA family non-ribosomal peptide synthetase, coding for MTGNQVATLSPSPGGGQEVRQEPPDATAASTEETLARVLADVMHLDHVPADSRFFDDLGADSLVMAHFCARVRKRADLPSVSMKDVYAHPTVGALTRALTTDAPAAPVAPSSPPARSRPAPAPAGPTGRARYVLCGTLQLLTFVAYSCLIAFVGVRGYEWISAGSGVLDVYLRSVVFGAAVFLGLSALPIVVKWVLVGRWKPQRIRIWSPAYFRFWVVKTLVRADPLVLFVGSPVYTLYLRALGARIGSGVAIFSRHVPSCTDLLTVGDATVIRKDSFFTCYRAHGDVIETGRVTLGKDALVAEASVLDIGTSLGDGARLAHASALHSGQTVPAGEHWHGSPAERAGTEYPVVEPAACGPVRRSVHSVTQLLSALLVYLPLAVGGIGILLAEAPQLGAVLEPGSTVLTSWEFYRDGLIASFVIVFVIVPLGFLVLATVPRLLSRTITPDRVYPLYGFHYGVHRAITLLTNRRFLTRLFGDSSAVVPYLRMLGYDLSRVEQTGSNFGTEVKHETPFLSSVGTGTMVADGLSINNAEFSSTSFRVSRTAIGPQNFLGNRIAYPARGRTGADCLLATKVMVPVDGEIREGVGLLGSPSFEIPRSVRRDSSFDLMKSGKELASGLAGKNRHNGATMGLYLLVRWIFVFVCTLVASGSAELYTSVGAVAIALGNILVVLLGAVYFILVERAVTALHPPGPLFCSIYDPRFWQRERFWKVPSETYLQAFNGTPFKSLVWRLLGVRIGRRVFDDGCSLTERSMVAIGDGATLNTGSVVQCHSQEDGAFKSDRSTIGAGCTLGVGAFVHYGVTIGAGAELAPDSFLMKGETVPPHALWGGNPARRIDPATPGARS